From one Triticum urartu cultivar G1812 chromosome 3, Tu2.1, whole genome shotgun sequence genomic stretch:
- the LOC125545477 gene encoding E3 ubiquitin-protein ligase AIRP2-like → MLHGGRPLSLRGSLKALEADIHHANTLAHAVHRAYGGTCVQMRLSYSSMAPIILNLIQWMDCSCSLSYTLPSYLGLLEVLVYKVYVDGDASISTIERRASLKEFYAIIYPYLQQIEENVMAKECKEKGWCKGDGDSGGRRKLYADDKDAEREDECGICLETCTKMVLPNCNHAMCINCYRDWYTRSQSCPFCRGSLKRVQSRDLWVLTGDEDVIDPVTLEKENVRHFHSFIDSLPLIVPDNLLLVYYDYLV, encoded by the exons ATGCTTCACGGCGGCAGGCCGCTGTCCCTCAGGGGCTCCCTCAAGGCCCTCGAAGCCGATATCCACCACGCCAACACCCT GGCGCATGCTGTCCACAGGGCCTACGGGGGCACCTGCGTGCAGATGAGGCTGTCCTACAGCTCCATGGCTCCAATCATCCTCAACCTTATCCAGTGGATGGACTGCAGCTGCTCCCTCTCCTACACCCTCCCCAGCTACCTGGGCCTCCTCGAGGTTCTTGTCTACAAG GTTTATGTTGATGGGGATGCGTCCATATCCACCATCGAAAGGCGAGCGAGCCTCAAAGAATTCTACG CCATAATATACCCCTACTTGCAACAAATTGAGGAGAACGTCATGGCGAAGGAGTGTAAGGAGAAAGGGTGGTGCAAGGGGGACGGCGACAGCGGCGGCCGCCGGAAGCTTTACGCCGATGATAAGGACGCCGAGAGGGAAGACGAGTGCGGCATTTGCCTGGAGACCTGCACCAAGATGGTCCTTCCCAACTGCAACCATGCCATGTGCATCAACTGTTACCGAGACTG GTACACAAGATCTCAGTCCTGCCCATTCTGCCGCGGAAGCCTGAAGCGAGTCCAGTCCAGGGATCTGTGGGTGCTCACCGGCGACGAGGACGTGATCGACCCCGTGACCCTGGAGAAGGAGAATGTGAGGCACTTCCACAGCTTCATCGACAGCCTGCCCCTCATCGTCCCTGACAACCTCCTGCTGGTCTACTATGACTACCTAGTCTAG